The genome window AACCGTTCAGTCCACCTGAAATTAAATGCCTTTTGACGAAGGCTATAGGAGAGTCCCCCAAAAGTGCCGGTCGTTTGCCTGAAAATGTTGTTTCGATAGCCGACAGAATTGGTTTTGTAGGTTATCAAAGCAAGGAAATACAAGAATTATTATTAACTGCATATAAAATAGCAAATAAAGATCTAAATGTACTTATTTGTGGTGAAACCGGTACAGGTAAGGAGTTCTTGGCAAGGTTTATTCACACTGCCTCCATGAGATCGAACGAGAGGTTTTTCCCCGTTAACTGCGGGGCGCTCACTGAAAGTTTAGTAGAGAGCGAACTTTTCGGGCATGAAAAAGGGGCTTTTACCGGGGCCGACCGGCTCCGGCGAGGTTGTTTTGAACTGGCGGACAAAGGAACAATTTTTCTTGATGAGGTTGGAGAAGCTTCTTTGAGCCTCCAGGCCAAGTTCTTAAGAGTGTTGGAAACAGGGGAGTTCCAGCGGGTAGGGGGCGAGCATTTTGTTACTGTGGATGTTCGGGTACTGGCGGCCACTAATGTAGATCTGGTAAAGGCCGTTAAAAAAAAGATTTTTCGAGAGGATCTGTATTATCGTTTGGGTGCGGTACTTCTACACATGCCGCCGCTGCGCAACCGCCGGGATGATATTTTGTCTCTGGCTTATTATTTTATTCGCCGGTCTTCAGTACAGGGGACCGCCCCGGTTTTATCCCCGGAAGCAATACAGGTTTTATTAAACTATTCCTGGCCGGGTAACGTTCGTGAACTTTCAAACGTGGTTCAACAGGCTGTCGCATTTACTGAAGGAGGGGTTATATTACCGGCGCACCTGCCTGTTTACTTGCGGCAAAACAAAAGCATGGAATTGATAAACAGGCTCAATACGGGAAGAGAAAGCATTTTGCCCCCTCCCAGTATTGATGAATGTGAAAAAGCTGCTATTACAGCAGCCCTGGAATATTGTAAGGGCAGTGTCCCCGAAGCCGCAGCTATTCTGGGCATAGGACAAGCAACTTTATATAGAAAGATAAACAAATTAAACCTTATG of Bacillota bacterium contains these proteins:
- a CDS encoding sigma-54-dependent Fis family transcriptional regulator, translated to MARILIVEDNIKIQKLLLRSLEQYQLDTAVSGSEAVSKVSSEQFQAVLLDVVLPDSNDLEILRKIKELQPDCQVIVMTGHGSIPLAVDAIKSGAYDFIEKPFSPPEIKCLLTKAIGESPKSAGRLPENVVSIADRIGFVGYQSKEIQELLLTAYKIANKDLNVLICGETGTGKEFLARFIHTASMRSNERFFPVNCGALTESLVESELFGHEKGAFTGADRLRRGCFELADKGTIFLDEVGEASLSLQAKFLRVLETGEFQRVGGEHFVTVDVRVLAATNVDLVKAVKKKIFREDLYYRLGAVLLHMPPLRNRRDDILSLAYYFIRRSSVQGTAPVLSPEAIQVLLNYSWPGNVRELSNVVQQAVAFTEGGVILPAHLPVYLRQNKSMELINRLNTGRESILPPPSIDECEKAAITAALEYCKGSVPEAAAILGIGQATLYRKINKLNLMTLKRGAN